The proteins below are encoded in one region of Macaca nemestrina isolate mMacNem1 chromosome 10, mMacNem.hap1, whole genome shotgun sequence:
- the LOC105499927 gene encoding transmembrane protein 52B yields MDAQCKILKKQEFSLMGVRIHVATASALVHCILLSGTRCEENCGNPEHCLTTDWVHLWYIWLLVGIGALLLLCGLSSLCFRCCCLSRQQNGEDGGPPPYEVTVIAFDHDSTLQSTITSLQSVFGPAARRILAVAHSHSSLGQLPSSLDTLPGYEEALHMSRFTVARCGQKAPDLPPVPEEKQLPPIEKEST; encoded by the exons ATGGATGCCCAGTGCAAGATTCTGAAGAAACAGGAATTCAGCCTGATGGGAGTCCGAATTCATGTCGCGACGGCCTCTGCCCTGGTGCATTGCATCCTG CTTTCTGGGACGAGATGCGAGGAAAACTGTGGTAATCCTGAACA tTGCCTGACCACAGACTGGGTACATCTCTGGTATATATG GTTGCTGGTGGGAATTGGTGCGCTGCTTCTGCTGTGCGGCCTGTCTTCCCTGTGCTTCCGCTGCTGCTGTCTGAGCCGCCAGCAAAATGGGGAAGATGGGGGCCCACCGCCCTATGAAGTGACTGTCATTGCTTTCGATCACGACAGCACTCTCCAGAGCACTATCACAT CTCTGCAGTCGGTGTTTGGCCCTGCAGCTCGGAGGATCCTGGCTGTGGCGCACTCCCACAGCTCCCTGGGCCAACTGCCCTCCTCTTTGGACACCCTCCCAGGGTATGAAGAAGCTCTTCATATGAGTCGCTTCACAGTAGCCAGGTGTGGGCAGAAAGCACCTGATCTACCCCCAGTGCCTGAAGAAAAGCAGCTGCCTCCGATAGAGAAGGAGTCAACTTGA